The following are from one region of the Moritella sp. 24 genome:
- a CDS encoding carbohydrate porin, translating to MKKAFIMLPLAVACASQFAVAATTDAQRLAQLEQELAMLQEASSYDSLSDRMSINGFFTGQMGVANNDAGYGNRPGVEGYTSDPDFSLGSKLGLQGTFALTEQTQIVAQLVSRGADDWTPEMEWAFLSHDFDNGFTTRIGRLRVPLYMYSDYLEVGYAQPWANPPADVYSIVPVSSYDGIDIIYDTDLGDASLSLQASYGHDVDDAEDNPLGVDVKFKNTIGMSATLSYEEWVFRGTYFQSELESGDVAIPDVPAQPFEKFDNEKAQFAGVGISYDNGSFLAISEYTISKVEGKYSDTKSGYITLGYRINAFTPYVNYSFLETTDNDERAPTAVDDYPNLVGSSAFNWERTTYSVGSRYDISSNLSLKLDVTYATDFGDTHGALPSHGSETYDDTIVYTVSFDAVF from the coding sequence ATGAAAAAAGCATTTATCATGCTACCGCTGGCTGTTGCCTGTGCTTCACAGTTTGCTGTCGCAGCAACAACGGATGCACAACGTCTTGCCCAGCTCGAACAAGAACTTGCGATGTTACAAGAAGCGAGCTCTTATGATTCGCTATCTGATCGTATGTCTATTAATGGTTTCTTCACTGGCCAAATGGGTGTTGCAAATAATGACGCTGGTTATGGTAACCGTCCTGGTGTTGAAGGTTATACTTCGGATCCGGATTTTTCATTAGGTAGTAAGCTTGGCCTGCAAGGTACATTTGCATTAACAGAACAAACGCAAATTGTTGCTCAATTAGTTTCTCGTGGTGCCGATGATTGGACGCCTGAGATGGAGTGGGCTTTTTTAAGCCATGACTTCGATAATGGTTTTACTACGCGTATCGGTCGCTTACGTGTGCCTCTGTATATGTATTCTGATTATCTTGAAGTTGGCTATGCACAACCTTGGGCTAACCCTCCTGCAGATGTTTACTCTATTGTTCCAGTAAGTTCATATGATGGTATTGATATCATTTATGATACTGACCTAGGTGATGCAAGTTTATCATTACAGGCGAGTTATGGTCATGATGTTGATGATGCAGAAGATAACCCGTTAGGTGTTGATGTTAAGTTCAAAAATACCATAGGTATGTCTGCAACGCTTTCTTATGAAGAGTGGGTATTCCGTGGTACTTATTTCCAGAGCGAACTTGAGTCGGGTGATGTCGCGATTCCAGATGTGCCAGCACAGCCTTTTGAGAAGTTTGATAATGAAAAAGCGCAATTTGCTGGCGTCGGTATTAGTTATGACAATGGCTCATTTCTAGCTATTTCTGAATATACGATTTCGAAAGTGGAAGGGAAATATTCGGATACTAAATCTGGATACATTACATTAGGATACCGTATTAATGCGTTTACCCCTTATGTGAATTATTCATTCCTAGAAACAACTGATAATGATGAAAGAGCACCAACTGCAGTTGATGATTACCCTAACCTTGTTGGTTCGAGTGCATTTAACTGGGAACGTACAACTTATAGTGTAGGTAGTCGTTATGATATCAGCTCTAATTTGTCGCTGAAATTAGATGTGACGTATGCTACTGATTTTGGTGACACTCATGGTGCATTACCTTCTCATGGTAGTGAGACGTATGATGACACTATCGTTTACACCGTTTCATTTGATGCAGTATTTTAA
- a CDS encoding substrate-binding domain-containing protein, whose translation MKLLAKIVLTTALFSGVAQAGFVVVVNPDGPDALSKSQVAKLYLGKSKKLPNGEKVSVLERANGSAERQAFHAAVTGKTESQLQAYWSRLVFTGKGKPPKTLGSASLIKNQVAANRAAIGYIDEADVDGSVKVVFRP comes from the coding sequence GTGAAATTATTAGCTAAAATCGTATTAACTACAGCGTTATTTTCTGGTGTTGCGCAAGCAGGATTCGTTGTTGTTGTTAATCCAGATGGACCTGATGCACTATCTAAATCTCAGGTTGCAAAACTGTATTTAGGTAAATCTAAAAAATTACCGAATGGTGAAAAAGTCAGTGTATTAGAACGTGCAAATGGCAGTGCAGAACGCCAAGCCTTTCATGCTGCAGTAACTGGTAAGACAGAGTCTCAATTACAAGCATATTGGTCGCGTCTTGTTTTTACTGGTAAAGGCAAGCCACCTAAAACATTAGGTTCAGCATCATTAATTAAAAACCAAGTAGCGGCGAATAGGGCTGCGATTGGTTATATTGATGAAGCTGATGTTGATGGTTCAGTGAAAGTCGTGTTTAGACCTTAA
- a CDS encoding phosphate ABC transporter substrate-binding protein — protein sequence MKPLLKSVFLLLLFSWTVKADVVVIVNPLGPDHLSQSQVKKLYLGKSKYLPELGKAYIIEMTDGDAIRTEFHAKVTHKSAAQLQAYWSRLIFTGKGKPPHTVRTPELILSLVASKSNAIAYIDESLVDDRVKVAYRP from the coding sequence ATGAAACCGCTGTTAAAAAGTGTCTTTTTACTGTTGTTATTTTCTTGGACGGTAAAGGCAGATGTTGTTGTTATTGTGAATCCGCTTGGACCTGATCATTTATCACAGTCTCAAGTTAAGAAATTGTACTTAGGTAAGAGTAAGTATCTTCCAGAGTTGGGTAAGGCATACATCATCGAGATGACGGATGGTGATGCTATTAGAACTGAATTCCACGCTAAAGTGACGCATAAAAGTGCGGCACAATTACAGGCATATTGGTCTCGATTGATCTTTACCGGTAAAGGTAAACCACCTCATACAGTGAGGACGCCTGAGTTGATATTATCGTTAGTCGCGAGTAAATCGAATGCGATTGCTTATATTGACGAGTCCCTAGTGGATGACCGCGTGAAGGTTGCTTATCGACCTTAG